The Rhopalosiphum maidis isolate BTI-1 chromosome 1, ASM367621v3, whole genome shotgun sequence genome has a segment encoding these proteins:
- the LOC113561165 gene encoding major facilitator superfamily domain-containing protein 6-A-like: MPLIQVDVKMLPMKVHYFLFMGGVAPLTNFLPTIAKQLGYSTIVVGTIYSILPILSLLIKPIIGAIVDQFRVKKLIFLTFILLSGLTAFSFMFVPEIPLGPTVELNCHDVTYLNVCPEDNVPLSQCSIQRVKENIGDKFGCELKCDNNAHFQNEMCLSWGFNDYCPLSNSSSVIKEYYVPNNSQIIRTKSNKNFYNNDYVYLFVLIEMIHSVNDNNCFYFRIKSANFYFNDSEAVNHTPVCNTSLRSQCQVQCSSEIIMDLITPQKFKGSVLELNQFWIFFLLISLFWVGQAVIYSLGDSICFDQLGNKPNLYGKQRCWGAIGWGIFSIFSGWILDLFSSSDINKNYLPIYFLCLLVLLCNFFVASKLKVTETKISTNIFKDFGKLLIEVKVLGFLTWTIVVGICTGMIWQYLFWYIEDVASANECNAQHWIKTLQGFISGVQCFGGEVPFFFWSGWIMKRLGHLNCMSLVLGVFAIRFFAYSILTNPIWVLVIELTNGITFGLAYAVLMSYASILALPGSESTMIGLVGGVFEGIGVSLGSLIGGCLYDKYGGAQTFRLFACGSALMCAIHLLCQKVLKSNKKLSFPSFISGSTEYASPNEAIHMLIDN, encoded by the exons atGCCGTTAATTCAAGTAGATGTAAAAATGTTACCAATGAAAGTGCATTACTTTCTGTTTATGGGCG gtgtTGCACCATTGACAAATTTTTTACCAACAATTGCAAAACAGTTGGGATATTCTACAATTGTAGTTGGaactatttatagtattttaccaattttaagtttattaataaagcCTATAATTGGTGCAATTGTGGATCAATTCCgggttaaaaaattaatcttcTTAACATTCATATTGTTATCTGGCCTAACAGCATTTTCATTTATGTTTGTTCCTGAAATACCTTTGGGCCCTACAGTAGAACTCAATTGCCACGATGTCACATATTTGAATGTTTGTCCTGAGGATAATGTACCTTTGTCTCAGTGTTCTATACAACgagttaaagaaaatattggtGATAAATTTGGATGTgag ttaaaatgtgataacaatgcacattttcaaaatgaaaTGTGTTTAAGTTGGggatttaatgattattgccCACTTTCAAATTCATCTAGTGTGATCAAAGAGTATTATGTACCAAACAATTCACAAATAATAAgaacaaaatcaaataagaatttttataataatgactatGTTTACTTATTTGTGTTGATAGAAATGATACATTCTgttaat gataataattgtttttactttcGAATAAAATctgcaaatttttattttaatgattctgAAGCAGTAAACCACACACCAGTTTGTAATACTAGTTTAAGATCTCAATGCCAAGTACAATGTTCCAGTGAAATCATTATGGATTTAATAACTCCCCAAAAGTTTAAAGGCAGTGTTTTGGAATTAAATCAATTCTGGATATTTTTCCTATTAATTAGTCTGTTTTGGGTAGGTCAAGCAGTTATTTATAGTCTTGGTGATTCTATTTGCTTTGATCAACTAG gtaacAAGCCTAATCTTTATGGCAAACAAAGATGCTGGGGTGCTATTGGATGgggaattttttcaatattttccgGATGGATTTTAGATCTTTTTAGTTCcagtgatataaataaaaactatttaccaatatactttttatgtttacttGTACTACTTTGCAACTTTTTTGTTGCATCAAAACTTAAG GTGacagaaacaaaaatatcaactaatatatttaaagattttggaAAACTGTTAATAGAAGTCAAGGTACTAGGATTTCTTACTTGGACAATAGTAGTAGGTATTTGCACTGGGATGATTTGGCAATATCTTTTTtg GTATATTGAAGATGTAGCTTCCGCAAATGAGTGTAATGCCCAACATTGGATTAAAACATTACAAGGTTTTATTTCAGGAGTTCAATGTTTTGGTGGTGAAGTGCCATTCTTTTTCTGGTCAGGCTGGATTATGAAACGTTTGGGACACTTGAATTGCATGTCTCTTGTTTTGGGAGTTTTTGCAATTAGATTTTTTGCTTATTCAATTCTTACAAATCCAATTTGGGTACTTGTTATTGAGTTAACTAATGGAATTACTTTTGGATTAGCATATGCTGTACTTATGTCATATGCAAGTATACTTGCACTACCTGGTAGCGAAAGTACTATGATAGGACTTGTTGGTGGAGTTTTTGAAggcatag GTGTATCTTTGGGTAGTTTAATAGGTGGTTGCTTATACGACAAATATGGCGGAGCTCAAACATTCAGATTATTTGCATGTGGTTCTGCATTGATGTGTGCAATTCATTTGTTATGTCAAAAAGttttgaaatcaaataaaaaattaagttttccaA gttTTATAAGCGGATCAACTGAATATGCCAGTCCAAATGAAGCTATACATATGttgattgataattaa
- the LOC113554112 gene encoding uncharacterized protein LOC113554112, which yields MSRPKLFLFNNLHEIEDIILKFSKTTICTGTFIPTELLKYKPNTAWRIDNDEKFHHSKCLLISLPSSSHDNSLNNPTQTKKAPHLNLPPEPIITRWSTWIIASNYYCENIEIIRKILEKLDADDAVSIKEAKKYISKAGIERDLAYIKSNFTILTVSITKLQKQGLPLAEAINVFENVEKVFETLQGPIGKAVFNKLNNVTHKNVGLKILKNISNILSGVTMNTELEPGLPEDFSTDDLVYFKFAPITSVDIKRSFSMYKTLLSNNRRSFHFENLYKHLIIQCNFQEQSQNK from the exons ATGAGCAGGCCTaaactgtttttattcaaCA atcttCATGAAAtagaagatattattttaaaattttctaaaactacTATTTGTACTGGTACTTTTATTCCTACAGAATTGTTAAAGTATAAACCTAATACAGCTTGGCGTatagataatgatgaaaaGTTTCATCATTCAAAATGCTTACTAATTAGTTTACCATCAAGTTCCCATgataattctttaaataatcctacacaaacaaaaaaag CTCCTCATTTAAATTTGCCACCGGAGCCTATTATAACACGTTGGAGTACGTGGATCATCGCCTCGAATTACTATTGTGAAAACATTGAAATCATACGTAAAATTCTCGAAAAACTAGACGCCGATGATGCTGTTAGCATCAAAGAggccaaaaaatatatttccaaagCTGGTATTGAAAGAGATTTGGCCTACATAAAGtccaattttacaattttaacagtTTCCATTACCAAGTTGCAAAAACAAGGGCTACCATTAGCTGAagctataaatgtatttgaaaatgttgaaaaagtttttgaaacCCTTCAAGGACCAATTGGAAAAgctgtttttaataaactcaATAACGTCACCCACAAAAATGTCggtcttaaaattttaaaaaatatttcaaatatattatctggTGTAACTATGAACACAGAACTTGAACCTGGACTTCCTGAAGACTTTTCAACAGATGATCTCGTGTACTTTAAGTTTGCACCAATTACGTCAGTGGACATTAAGCGGTCGTTTTCAATGTACAAGACTCTACTAAGTAACAATCGAAGATCATTTCACTTTGAAAACTTGTACAAACATCTAATTATTCAATGTAACTTTCAag aaCAATCGCAGAATAAATGA
- the LOC113561166 gene encoding mRNA turnover protein 4 homolog isoform X1, which translates to MPKSKRDKKISLTKTTKLGSKLKQSVMENLREAVDKYEHIFVFHTDNMRNGKLKDVRNEWKDSRFFFGKNKVMSYALGKSAQDEIQTNLHKLALKIEGQCGLLFTNRPVDKVIEWFDNYSEPEFPRAGIRAAYTVTLDEGPLPDTFIHSMEPSLRQLGLPTSLQRGVIQVIKSHTICKEGSIITPEQSRLLKLFGHKMAQFKIVLRYVWSKDGQFRPLLDE; encoded by the exons ATGCCTAAGTCAAAAAGAGACAAAAAAA TTTCATTAACCAAGACTACCAAATTGGgttctaaattaaaacaatctgTTATGGAAAATCTCCGTGAAGCTGTTGACAAATATGAACACATATTTGTATTCCATACTGACAATATGCGTAACGGTAAATTAAAAGATGTGCGAAATGAATGGAAAGATAGCAG gttcTTCTTTGGTAAGAATAAAGTGATGTCATATGCTCTAGGAAAATCAGCTCAAGATGAAATTCAaactaatttacataaattagctCTAAAAATTGAAGGGCAATgtggattattatttacaaacagACCAGTTGATAAAGTTATAGa ATGGTTTGATAACTACTCGGAGCCAGAATTTCCCAGAGCTGGTATCAGAGCTGCATACACTGTTACATTAGATGAAGGCCCTTTACCAGACACATTTATCCATTCAATGGAACCTTCACTAAGACAACTTGGTTTACCAACAAGTTTACAACGTGGTGTTATTCAAGTTATAAAAAGCCATACAATATGTAAAGAAGGAAGCATTATCACACCTGAGCAGTCTAGACTACTT AAACTTTTTGGACATAAAATGGCACaattcaaaatagttttaaggTATGTTTGGTCTAAAGATGGACAATTTCGACCTTTGCTTGATgagtaa
- the LOC113561166 gene encoding mRNA turnover protein 4 homolog isoform X2, with protein sequence MENLREAVDKYEHIFVFHTDNMRNGKLKDVRNEWKDSRFFFGKNKVMSYALGKSAQDEIQTNLHKLALKIEGQCGLLFTNRPVDKVIEWFDNYSEPEFPRAGIRAAYTVTLDEGPLPDTFIHSMEPSLRQLGLPTSLQRGVIQVIKSHTICKEGSIITPEQSRLLKLFGHKMAQFKIVLRYVWSKDGQFRPLLDE encoded by the exons ATGGAAAATCTCCGTGAAGCTGTTGACAAATATGAACACATATTTGTATTCCATACTGACAATATGCGTAACGGTAAATTAAAAGATGTGCGAAATGAATGGAAAGATAGCAG gttcTTCTTTGGTAAGAATAAAGTGATGTCATATGCTCTAGGAAAATCAGCTCAAGATGAAATTCAaactaatttacataaattagctCTAAAAATTGAAGGGCAATgtggattattatttacaaacagACCAGTTGATAAAGTTATAGa ATGGTTTGATAACTACTCGGAGCCAGAATTTCCCAGAGCTGGTATCAGAGCTGCATACACTGTTACATTAGATGAAGGCCCTTTACCAGACACATTTATCCATTCAATGGAACCTTCACTAAGACAACTTGGTTTACCAACAAGTTTACAACGTGGTGTTATTCAAGTTATAAAAAGCCATACAATATGTAAAGAAGGAAGCATTATCACACCTGAGCAGTCTAGACTACTT AAACTTTTTGGACATAAAATGGCACaattcaaaatagttttaaggTATGTTTGGTCTAAAGATGGACAATTTCGACCTTTGCTTGATgagtaa
- the LOC113548163 gene encoding ribonucleoside-diphosphate reductase subunit M2, whose product MSMNKENVMDNSQQPQKTKHFLESVTDYRTNFDATIEPLLKDNPRRFVIFPIIYDDIWAMYKKQEASFWNVEEVNLKNDLDDWIRLTDEERHFVSHVLAFFAASDGIVNENLVERFSQEVQVTEARCFYGFQIMMENIHSEMYSLLIDTYIQDPKEKDFLFNAIETMPCVKKKADWALKWISDSKATFGERLVAFAAVEGIFFSGSFAALFWLKKRGLMPGLTFSNELISRDEGLHTDFACLLFKHLVQKPPQDIITHIIREAVTIEQDFLTNALPVRMVGMNCEKMAIYIEFVADRLLVELGCPTVYRSSNPFPFMELISQQGKTNFFEKRVGDYQKASVAVTETPHLSTMDITDKDF is encoded by the exons ATGTCGATGAATAAGGAAAATGTAATGGACAATTCGCAACAGCCACAG aaaactaaacattttttggaaTCCGTGACTGACTATAGAACAAATTTTGATGCCACAATTGAACCCTTATTGAAAGATAATCCAAGACGTTTTGTCATTTTTCCTATTATATATGATGATATCTGGGCCATGTATAAAAAACAGGAAGCTTCTTTTTGGAATGTAGAAGaagtcaatttaaaaaac gATCTTGATGATTGGATTAGATTGACTGATGAAGAACGTCACTTTGTATCCCATGTATTAGCATTTTTTGCTGCTTCGGATGGCATTGTTAATGAAAATCTTGTTGAACGATTTTCTCAAGAAGTTCAAGTAACTGAAGCTAGATGTTTTTATGGATTTCAAATAATGATGGAGAATATACATTCAGAAATGTATAGCTTGTTAATTGATACATATATTCAGGACCCAAAAGAAAA agactttttatttaatgctaTTGAAACCATGccatgtgttaaaaaaaaggcAGATTGGGCTCTTAAATGGATAAGTGATAGTAAGGCAACTTTTGGTGAAAGGTTAGTGGCATTTGCTGCTGTTGAAGGTATATTTTTCTCTGGAAGTTTTGCCGCattattttggttaaaaaaaagagGATTAATGCCAGGCTTAACTTTTAGCAATGAGTTAATTTCTAGAGATGAG GGTTTACACACAGATTTTGCCTGTCTCTTATTTAAACACTTGGTTCAAAAACCACCTCaagatattattacacatataattcGTGAAGCAGTAACTATTGAACaagattttttaacaaatgctTTACCTGTTAGAATGGTTGGCATGAATTGTGAAAAGATGgccatttatattgaatttgtaGCTGATAGGCTGTTAGTTGAATTGGGATGTCCTACA gttTACAGATCATCAAACCCGTTTCCATTTATGGAACTTATATCTCAACAAGGAAAGAcaaacttttttgaaaaaagagTAGGTGATTATCAAAAAGCTTCAGTGGCTGTTACTGAAACTCCTCATTTATCAACAATGGATATAACTGATAAggacttttaa